One genomic segment of Salinibacter grassmerensis includes these proteins:
- a CDS encoding nucleoside deaminase yields MSSPTSFLREAIEMAVQNVTTGQGGPFAALVVRDGEIIGRGTNVVTTLNDPTAHAEVTAIRRACDGLDDFELTGCTLYATCEPCPMCLGAAYWARLDRVYYAATQDDAAEAGFDDHHIYEEMAKQPANRQIPMDQALPEEAERPFEAWLNYEDRVAY; encoded by the coding sequence ATGTCCTCCCCCACTTCATTCTTGCGTGAGGCGATCGAGATGGCGGTTCAGAATGTGACTACCGGACAGGGCGGTCCGTTCGCGGCCCTCGTCGTCCGGGACGGGGAGATCATCGGGCGGGGCACAAACGTGGTCACGACCCTCAACGACCCGACGGCCCACGCCGAGGTCACGGCCATTCGGCGGGCCTGCGACGGGTTGGACGACTTTGAACTGACGGGCTGCACGCTGTACGCCACCTGCGAGCCCTGTCCGATGTGCCTGGGCGCCGCGTACTGGGCACGGCTCGATCGCGTCTACTACGCCGCCACGCAGGACGATGCCGCCGAGGCCGGCTTTGACGACCACCACATCTACGAGGAGATGGCAAAACAGCCCGCCAACCGACAGATTCCGATGGATCAGGCTCTTCCCGAGGAGGCCGAACGCCCCTTCGAGGCTTGGCTCAACTACGAGGACCGGGTCGCGTACTGA
- a CDS encoding YopX family protein — MPKSGSVERQTRRDSRSSPLHDLLDCQRRGPLGGAGPVRPAGSGEEGGNEEKQEAGHVAEGRCARTRGLQIHGSQSPTSILPTRPIPTRIKLKSPRLIQIMMGVFVQGGTDRRPPQRVRALSFEQSIASGIARGYMPAPEFRVWDGDEMVYVNDSAVWSLKIEDSSDWALHRKTRLHCRESPDTSLMQHIGLTDPDGKQIFDGDILQNGEGAVAMVRWESETGGYFLLRENGTTVGLFEDKIQGGPWRIAGNLHETPNMIDPDLSRLLKHLRGHAGEVECPMCGGTEFETGSTPQDRQGPIAVDCVRCHHVMLFHDDVFR, encoded by the coding sequence ATGCCCAAGAGTGGTTCTGTGGAGAGGCAGACCAGAAGGGATTCTAGATCGTCTCCTCTGCATGATCTGCTCGACTGTCAGCGACGAGGTCCGCTCGGCGGGGCTGGGCCCGTACGGCCAGCGGGCTCAGGAGAAGAAGGGGGCAACGAGGAAAAACAGGAAGCGGGGCACGTGGCAGAAGGAAGGTGTGCAAGAACGCGCGGTCTCCAAATCCATGGATCGCAGAGTCCAACGTCGATACTGCCGACACGTCCAATCCCCACACGGATCAAGTTGAAAAGTCCGCGACTCATCCAAATCATGATGGGGGTATTCGTCCAAGGGGGGACGGACCGGCGTCCGCCCCAGAGAGTCAGGGCGCTATCGTTCGAACAATCAATCGCTTCAGGAATCGCCCGAGGGTATATGCCAGCTCCAGAATTTCGTGTGTGGGACGGAGACGAAATGGTTTATGTTAATGACAGCGCCGTCTGGTCGCTCAAGATCGAGGATTCCTCGGACTGGGCCCTCCACCGCAAGACTCGGCTCCACTGCCGGGAGTCCCCGGACACGAGCCTCATGCAGCACATTGGACTGACCGATCCCGACGGGAAACAGATCTTCGACGGCGACATCTTGCAGAACGGGGAGGGGGCGGTCGCGATGGTGCGCTGGGAGTCGGAAACGGGAGGCTACTTCCTCCTGCGGGAAAACGGCACCACAGTCGGGCTCTTCGAGGACAAGATTCAGGGCGGGCCGTGGCGCATTGCGGGCAATCTCCACGAAACCCCAAACATGATCGATCCGGATCTGAGCCGGCTTCTGAAGCACCTTCGGGGGCATGCCGGCGAGGTGGAGTGTCCGATGTGTGGGGGGACAGAGTTTGAGACGGGCAGCACGCCCCAGGATCGGCAGGGCCCCATCGCGGTCGACTGCGTGCGCTGCCACCACGTCATGTTGTTTCACGACGATGTCTTCCGGTAG
- a CDS encoding arylsulfotransferase family protein, with amino-acid sequence MRSSHFAKIFFVISVSFITFLLGFATRWHGWFPNEVLEEASDQATTLGKYWSETPTPLADRVYDRSGARTVDSSRVQPGLTVITSTWQTKDTWSAGVRLIDRTGQVVHHWSIDKGALFPDSLDLRWTYPEVRALHGSHVAPNGDLFVNLSRVGTVRLDACGRVQWRLAEGNHHSITRAHDGTFWIPGTSRQPRQTSAAYPGGYPGLEESVWIEELLHVGENGDLLQTINVLDVLYANDLERYAVKTNQPEAGTDGPGTEDLAHLNDVEPLSPRMADEYPLFDAGDLLVSLREPHLVFVLDPDTEEVKWHASAPFIQQHDPDFIGDGWIGVFDNNEDFTERGTMLGGSRIVALQPHTGSTEIRFPTSSSDPFYTDVRGKFQSLQNGNMLLTEAQAGRVVEVDSEGQTVWEWVHPPYDADRVPVVTKATRLNFTRQQVNEWSCASVDAPTTTP; translated from the coding sequence ATGCGATCATCTCACTTTGCGAAGATCTTCTTCGTCATCTCCGTATCCTTCATCACATTCCTTCTCGGGTTCGCCACTCGTTGGCATGGGTGGTTCCCCAACGAGGTGCTGGAGGAGGCCTCGGACCAGGCCACGACCCTAGGCAAGTACTGGTCGGAAACGCCTACTCCCCTCGCCGATCGCGTGTACGATCGCTCTGGAGCCCGAACTGTAGATTCGAGTCGAGTTCAGCCCGGACTCACGGTCATCACGTCTACGTGGCAGACGAAAGACACGTGGTCGGCTGGCGTGAGGCTCATCGACCGCACGGGACAGGTAGTCCACCATTGGTCCATCGATAAGGGAGCACTCTTTCCCGACTCGCTCGACCTGCGCTGGACGTATCCTGAAGTTCGGGCTTTGCACGGCTCCCATGTCGCCCCAAACGGAGATCTCTTCGTCAATCTCTCTCGTGTCGGCACCGTGCGATTGGACGCTTGCGGGCGCGTGCAATGGCGCCTGGCAGAAGGAAACCACCACTCGATTACACGGGCGCACGACGGTACGTTCTGGATTCCAGGAACGAGCCGGCAGCCCCGTCAGACAAGCGCGGCCTACCCCGGCGGATACCCGGGACTTGAGGAATCGGTGTGGATCGAAGAGCTGCTACATGTGGGGGAAAACGGAGACTTGCTGCAAACCATCAATGTGCTCGACGTTCTTTATGCGAACGACCTGGAGCGGTACGCGGTCAAGACCAACCAGCCGGAGGCCGGTACGGACGGACCTGGCACCGAAGATCTCGCGCATCTCAACGACGTGGAGCCGCTCTCTCCCAGGATGGCCGATGAGTATCCACTCTTCGATGCCGGCGACCTCTTGGTTTCGCTTCGGGAACCGCATCTCGTCTTTGTTCTCGACCCCGACACGGAGGAGGTAAAGTGGCATGCCTCGGCCCCCTTTATTCAACAGCACGATCCCGACTTCATCGGAGACGGCTGGATTGGCGTCTTCGACAACAACGAAGACTTTACGGAACGGGGGACGATGCTTGGGGGAAGCCGAATCGTGGCTTTACAGCCGCACACAGGCTCGACGGAGATCCGATTCCCAACGTCCTCCTCGGATCCTTTCTACACGGATGTCCGAGGCAAATTTCAAAGCCTGCAGAACGGCAACATGCTACTAACTGAGGCGCAGGCGGGACGGGTCGTGGAGGTGGACTCGGAGGGACAAACGGTCTGGGAGTGGGTTCATCCGCCGTACGACGCGGACCGGGTACCCGTGGTCACAAAGGCCACCCGACTCAATTTCACGCGGCAGCAGGTTAACGAATGGTCTTGTGCCTCGGTGGATGCACCCACCACTACGCCTTAA
- a CDS encoding prolyl oligopeptidase family serine peptidase: protein MIRFSSLLFVLSILLLPLRSALAQPAERTSSLTVKQIMQEPETWIGDWPTNARWHEHGQALYFDWNPGGDFPSDSLYKVSRGGGAPQKVSPAERRSNPPTFDGWHHGEHVYTDDFSRKVYTADGDLYLYDRTSDEQTRLTDTPAREGDPRFGRDGERVLFERDDNLFAVHLSTGQVRQLTDVQSGREPRESEPTPRAEFLEEQQLELFETLRQRNEENERAEQMRERDRRADDPPPTFHTGEAEVSDIRIDPTERFVTIAQQSQPDAADPTQVIDYVTESGRADVQRARPKVGIPPGDFALHVQDLDRDTTIEVNLHQLPGAYDVPEYRQGQGVELDSSEAKRALYSYGPYWSGDGEHGVLVVRADNNKDRWIARLDPETGGLTVLDRQHDAAWIGGPGISAYGGPGNVGWMPDGEDFYFQSEATGYSHLYTVDVETGETTQLTSGDFEVLDAQLSQDGSTWTLTTNRHSPHQQHVERMPADGGEITRLTRMAGTHDAALSPDGERLATLYSTTNQPADLYLKDATPDAEQGRITESPTDEWAAYDWRMPELTRFEASDGVEVPAHVFRPDNPNGAAVFFVHGAGYLQNVIKDFPPYFREYMFHNMLTDLGYTVVDVDYRGSAGYGRDWRTAVYRHMGGRDLQDYVDAAEWVGETYDIPADRRFIYGGSYGGFMTLMALFTEPDHFGGGAALRSVTDWAHYNDVYTSNILNTPQTDSLAYARSSPIYHAEGLEDPLLMPHGLVDTNVQPQDIFRLTQRLIELGKENWELAMYPVEGHGFEEPSSWTDEYRRIFELIQTSVGPARTQN from the coding sequence GTGATCCGCTTTTCTTCTCTTCTCTTCGTTCTCTCGATCCTCCTTCTCCCCCTGCGCTCAGCGCTGGCACAGCCCGCCGAGCGGACCTCGTCGTTGACGGTCAAGCAGATCATGCAGGAGCCCGAGACGTGGATCGGCGACTGGCCAACCAATGCCCGCTGGCACGAACACGGCCAGGCCCTCTACTTCGATTGGAACCCGGGCGGCGATTTCCCCAGTGACTCGCTCTACAAAGTGTCGCGCGGCGGCGGCGCTCCTCAAAAGGTGTCTCCGGCGGAGCGACGGTCGAATCCCCCGACGTTTGACGGCTGGCACCACGGCGAGCACGTCTACACCGACGACTTTTCCCGAAAGGTGTACACCGCCGACGGCGACCTGTATCTCTACGACCGAACCAGCGACGAGCAGACCCGCCTGACCGACACCCCGGCCCGCGAAGGCGATCCGCGGTTCGGCCGAGACGGGGAGCGGGTTCTGTTCGAACGGGACGACAATCTGTTTGCCGTCCACCTCAGCACCGGTCAGGTTCGGCAGTTGACCGACGTGCAATCCGGACGCGAGCCTCGAGAGAGCGAGCCCACGCCCCGCGCAGAGTTCCTTGAGGAGCAACAGCTGGAGCTCTTCGAGACACTCCGGCAGCGGAATGAAGAGAACGAACGGGCCGAGCAGATGCGGGAGCGGGATCGCAGGGCCGACGACCCGCCCCCTACCTTCCACACCGGGGAGGCCGAGGTGAGTGACATTCGCATTGACCCAACCGAGCGGTTCGTGACCATCGCGCAGCAGTCTCAGCCGGATGCCGCCGACCCCACGCAGGTCATCGATTACGTCACCGAATCGGGCCGCGCCGACGTCCAGCGCGCCCGGCCCAAGGTTGGCATTCCGCCCGGCGATTTCGCGCTACATGTACAGGACCTGGACCGGGACACCACGATTGAGGTCAATCTGCACCAGCTTCCCGGCGCCTACGACGTGCCGGAGTACCGGCAGGGGCAGGGCGTGGAGCTTGATTCCAGCGAGGCCAAGCGGGCCCTCTACAGCTACGGCCCCTACTGGAGCGGGGACGGGGAGCACGGCGTCCTCGTGGTGCGGGCGGACAACAACAAGGACCGGTGGATCGCCCGCCTCGACCCCGAAACAGGCGGCCTCACGGTGCTCGATCGCCAGCACGACGCGGCCTGGATTGGAGGACCCGGCATCAGTGCATACGGCGGGCCCGGCAATGTCGGATGGATGCCCGACGGGGAGGACTTCTACTTCCAGAGCGAGGCCACCGGCTACAGCCACCTCTACACCGTCGACGTGGAAACCGGGGAGACGACCCAACTCACGAGCGGCGACTTCGAGGTGCTCGACGCTCAGCTGTCGCAGGACGGCTCGACGTGGACCCTCACCACCAATCGGCACTCGCCGCACCAGCAGCACGTGGAGCGGATGCCTGCCGATGGCGGCGAGATCACGCGCCTCACCCGGATGGCGGGGACCCACGACGCCGCCCTGAGTCCGGACGGGGAGCGCCTCGCCACGCTCTATTCCACCACGAACCAGCCCGCCGACCTCTACCTCAAGGACGCCACACCGGACGCGGAACAGGGCCGCATCACCGAGTCCCCCACCGACGAGTGGGCGGCGTACGATTGGCGCATGCCGGAACTCACGCGCTTCGAGGCATCGGACGGCGTGGAGGTGCCCGCCCATGTCTTCCGGCCCGACAATCCGAACGGCGCGGCCGTCTTCTTCGTCCACGGCGCCGGCTACCTGCAAAATGTGATCAAGGACTTCCCGCCGTACTTCCGCGAGTACATGTTCCACAACATGCTCACGGACCTCGGCTACACGGTAGTCGACGTGGACTACCGCGGCTCGGCGGGCTACGGGCGCGACTGGCGCACGGCCGTCTACCGCCACATGGGCGGACGCGACCTGCAGGACTATGTGGACGCCGCCGAGTGGGTGGGCGAGACCTACGACATTCCCGCCGACCGTCGGTTCATCTACGGCGGCTCATACGGGGGCTTCATGACCTTGATGGCCCTCTTCACCGAACCGGACCACTTCGGCGGCGGGGCGGCGCTCCGCTCGGTCACCGACTGGGCCCACTACAACGACGTCTACACGTCCAACATCCTCAACACCCCGCAGACCGACTCTCTTGCCTACGCCCGCTCCTCTCCCATCTACCACGCGGAGGGGCTGGAGGACCCGCTTCTCATGCCCCATGGCCTGGTCGATACAAACGTGCAGCCGCAGGACATCTTTCGGCTTACCCAGCGCCTCATCGAGCTCGGCAAGGAGAACTGGGAGTTGGCGATGTATCCGGTGGAGGGACACGGATTCGAAGAACCGTCGAGTTGGACGGACGAATACCGGCGCATCTTCGAGCTCATCCAGACGAGCGTGGGGCCGGCGCGGACTCAAAACTAA
- a CDS encoding endonuclease/exonuclease/phosphatase family protein, with translation MKFQSRCAFRFPSASACPIRIVVLTILLAFFFGGCDSTGTNDVSDGNDSGNEIPDPVKGFASQAAPIVVDGKGRDWSDLTARYDDTDDGNGAIGIQKLWVAHTDQHLFLRLMFNRQIDLLEKNNLTLHLDTDNNPNTGASSLGLGAELEWTFGQRIGRLRGQEISHDDIGISSLPTVRSNTFEIALDRSAESVFSGDSLRVGLSTDGDRLPDEDGGLGYVLSDTDAAANAPSLDGPPASGVRVLSYNVLGGSIFKSDVQPNYRRILDAIDPDILGLQEVPQSASQTEQVAENELGIPAAWDWAKTDTNTDLVLGSSHPIQDTHVIPGTESTTSGAFLLDMGDAFGGELIVVLMHPPCCNEEGGPDELSRDEKRQLVVDGVAAFLRDVKQGDGPFGVQSETPIAVIGDMNFVGDPQQPRTLRSGEIVNTDRFGPSVSPDWDSSPLLDTNPQQVAAPFHTTWTRSESSFSPGRLDYIYVTDSVLDAVHEFVLNTRRLSDARLSENGLQHDDTVMASDHLPLVVDLTLR, from the coding sequence ATGAAGTTTCAATCGCGATGCGCTTTCCGTTTCCCTTCAGCATCAGCCTGTCCCATTCGAATCGTCGTATTGACTATCCTTCTAGCTTTCTTCTTCGGCGGGTGTGACAGTACCGGGACCAACGACGTGAGCGACGGGAACGATTCTGGAAATGAGATCCCCGACCCCGTTAAGGGCTTTGCAAGCCAGGCAGCCCCTATCGTCGTGGACGGGAAGGGCAGAGACTGGTCCGACCTTACTGCCCGTTACGATGACACCGATGACGGAAATGGAGCTATCGGGATTCAAAAGTTATGGGTGGCCCACACCGATCAGCATTTGTTTTTGCGATTGATGTTCAATCGGCAGATTGACTTGCTGGAAAAGAACAACCTTACACTACACCTAGATACGGATAACAATCCAAACACGGGAGCTTCTTCTTTGGGGTTAGGAGCGGAGCTTGAATGGACCTTTGGCCAGCGAATCGGTCGCCTCCGTGGACAAGAAATCAGCCACGACGATATTGGCATTTCGTCTCTCCCTACCGTTCGGTCCAACACGTTCGAAATCGCATTGGACCGCTCTGCCGAATCAGTATTTTCTGGAGACAGCCTCCGGGTTGGGCTATCGACCGATGGAGACCGTCTGCCCGACGAAGATGGCGGCCTCGGGTATGTGCTGTCCGACACGGACGCTGCCGCCAACGCGCCGTCCCTCGATGGTCCTCCCGCATCCGGTGTCCGGGTTCTTTCTTACAACGTGCTCGGTGGCTCAATCTTCAAATCAGACGTACAGCCTAATTACCGCCGCATTTTGGACGCGATTGACCCGGATATTCTTGGGCTCCAAGAGGTGCCCCAGTCAGCGAGTCAGACCGAACAAGTCGCCGAGAATGAACTTGGCATTCCGGCCGCGTGGGACTGGGCGAAGACTGATACTAATACAGATCTCGTGCTAGGAAGCAGCCATCCTATTCAAGACACGCACGTCATTCCTGGAACGGAGAGCACCACCAGCGGGGCCTTTCTCCTCGACATGGGAGATGCTTTCGGCGGTGAGCTCATTGTGGTGCTCATGCATCCGCCGTGCTGCAATGAGGAGGGAGGCCCAGACGAGCTCTCCCGCGACGAGAAACGTCAACTGGTGGTTGACGGTGTGGCTGCTTTCCTACGCGATGTGAAGCAAGGCGATGGTCCATTCGGAGTCCAGTCAGAAACGCCCATCGCAGTCATCGGCGACATGAACTTCGTGGGTGATCCCCAACAGCCTCGCACCCTGCGCTCGGGTGAGATCGTGAACACTGATCGCTTTGGCCCTTCGGTGTCACCGGACTGGGACAGTTCGCCCCTCCTCGACACCAATCCGCAGCAGGTGGCCGCACCGTTCCACACGACGTGGACCCGCTCGGAGAGTTCTTTTTCGCCTGGGCGCCTGGACTACATTTACGTGACCGACAGCGTGCTGGATGCGGTTCATGAGTTCGTGCTCAACACTCGACGGCTCTCCGACGCTAGGCTTAGCGAAAACGGCCTCCAGCACGACGACACGGTCATGGCTTCCGATCACCTTCCTCTCGTGGTTGATCTCACCCTCCGATAG
- a CDS encoding DUF6992 family protein: protein MASVDTNSSVSPFVRAAGLAALLLLGPLAREAVGQSGGPTRDSLAQIQSAQFGDAKDAHLWRVGAWGGVNALGGLALVWASSRSAQSTRWHFGAMSAGWGLVNAGIAAGGLLGSGGPPAEAGPLLAAERQFHDVLLLNLGLNVSYSAVGATMLGASHYGIDNVGRWRGFGASLILQGVGLLVLDGIAFWASRGRLSSLLDAGVQLSVQAGPTGAAVALQF, encoded by the coding sequence GTGGCTTCCGTCGACACAAATTCGTCCGTCTCGCCCTTCGTGCGTGCTGCCGGGCTGGCTGCCCTGCTTCTCCTGGGGCCCCTTGCCAGAGAGGCAGTGGGCCAGTCCGGGGGCCCAACCCGCGACTCGCTGGCCCAGATTCAATCGGCGCAGTTTGGGGACGCGAAGGACGCACATCTGTGGCGGGTTGGGGCGTGGGGGGGCGTCAACGCACTGGGGGGACTGGCGCTTGTCTGGGCGTCGTCCCGCTCGGCCCAGTCGACGCGGTGGCACTTTGGGGCGATGTCGGCAGGGTGGGGGCTCGTGAACGCCGGCATTGCTGCTGGCGGGCTTCTGGGGTCCGGGGGACCGCCGGCGGAGGCCGGTCCCCTACTCGCGGCGGAGCGGCAGTTTCACGACGTGCTCCTCCTCAACCTCGGTCTGAACGTGAGCTATTCCGCCGTGGGAGCCACGATGCTCGGGGCAAGCCATTACGGGATCGACAATGTGGGCCGGTGGCGCGGCTTTGGCGCATCCCTCATCCTGCAAGGCGTTGGGCTGCTCGTGCTCGACGGCATCGCGTTCTGGGCGTCGCGGGGGCGTCTCTCGTCGCTCCTTGATGCGGGCGTGCAGCTCTCCGTTCAGGCGGGCCCCACAGGTGCCGCCGTCGCGCTGCAGTTTTGA
- a CDS encoding HesB/IscA family protein, whose product MPKTASPTSDASAQDAPIQISPNAAREIRKIINKKNIPDGYGLRVGVKGGGCSGMSYVLGFDKEREKDKVFNLDGITVYMDKRHGLYLMGTTINYHDGLDARGFTFENPNATETCGCGASFAA is encoded by the coding sequence ATGCCCAAGACTGCTTCTCCGACATCGGACGCCTCTGCTCAGGACGCCCCAATCCAAATCAGCCCGAATGCGGCGCGCGAGATCCGGAAGATCATCAACAAGAAAAACATTCCGGACGGGTACGGGCTCCGCGTAGGCGTGAAGGGCGGAGGCTGTTCGGGCATGAGCTACGTGCTTGGATTCGACAAGGAGCGTGAGAAGGACAAGGTGTTCAACCTCGACGGGATCACCGTCTACATGGACAAGCGGCATGGGCTTTACCTGATGGGAACGACCATCAACTACCACGACGGGCTCGACGCGCGAGGCTTTACCTTTGAGAATCCCAACGCGACCGAGACATGTGGTTGCGGCGCTAGCTTTGCGGCCTAG
- a CDS encoding ATP-dependent Clp protease ATP-binding subunit codes for MEGNFSNRVRDVISYSREEAVRLGHDYIGTEHLLLGLIREGDGIAVKILRNLGCDLLELKEAVEDTVRSTSSSTSVGNIPLTKQAEKVLKITYLEAKLYKSDVIGTEHLLLSLLRDDENIAAQILQQGFSVTYDAVRNELDSIISGKASSSSSGSGGSGGRLSSGYGQESSESENSNTPVLDNFGRDLTELAEEDELDPIIGREEEIKRVAQILSRRKKNNPVLIGEPGVGKTAIAEGLAARIVDRKVSRVLYDKRIVTLDLASLVAGTKYRGQFEERMKAVMKELEDNDDIILFIDEIHTIVGAGGASGSLDASNMFKPALARGDLQCIGATTLDEYRQNIEGDGALDRRFQKIIVDPSTPEETVNILSNIKSYYEDHHNVRFSEEAIDLAVQLSDRYITDRFLPDKAIDVMDEAGARVHLSNIEVPPQILELEEQIEDVQEEKNQVVKSQRFEEAARLRDKEKTLQEELEEAKQQWHEQAETEIHDVTSEEIAEVVAMMTGIPVDKISEPEQQKLLKMEESLKEHVVGQDEAIEKLSKAIRRTRAGLKDPEKPIGSFIFLGPTGVGKTELAKVLTEYLFDSQESLIRIDMSEYMEKFSVSRLVGAPPGYVGHEEGGQLTEKVRRKPYSVVLLDEIEKAHPDVSNILLQVLDDGILTDGMGREVDFRNTILIMTSNIGTQDIKSFGQGIGFDQTDGEDMDYTSMKSTVQDALKNVFNPEFLNRLDDVIVFNPLNKENIFDIIDIMSEDLFDRAEELGLDLEFDEAAKEFLTDRGFDQKYGARPLRRALQKYVQDPMAEDILHDEITEGDTVLITHDGDSEELSFEVEEGEAPTEETSADAEEASVSTEEVAEGAPTDENGSGEESATDSDEE; via the coding sequence ATGGAAGGCAACTTCTCGAATCGTGTCCGGGACGTCATTTCGTACAGCCGCGAGGAGGCGGTGCGGCTCGGGCATGATTACATCGGTACGGAGCACCTCTTGCTTGGTCTCATCCGAGAGGGCGACGGGATTGCGGTCAAGATTCTCCGCAATCTCGGGTGTGACCTGTTGGAGCTCAAAGAGGCCGTGGAAGATACGGTCCGGAGCACCAGCAGCTCTACCTCGGTGGGGAACATCCCCCTCACCAAGCAGGCCGAGAAGGTGCTCAAGATCACATACCTGGAGGCGAAGCTCTACAAGAGCGACGTCATTGGGACGGAGCACCTCCTCCTGAGCCTGCTCCGGGACGATGAAAACATTGCCGCGCAAATTCTCCAACAAGGTTTTTCAGTAACGTACGACGCCGTGAGAAACGAGCTAGACTCCATTATTAGTGGCAAGGCTTCTTCCTCTTCCAGCGGCAGCGGTGGATCCGGCGGTCGCCTCTCTTCCGGCTACGGGCAGGAGAGCAGCGAGTCGGAGAACAGCAACACACCGGTTCTGGATAACTTTGGCCGGGACCTGACGGAGCTGGCGGAGGAGGACGAACTCGACCCGATCATCGGGCGCGAAGAAGAGATCAAACGCGTCGCCCAGATCCTGAGTCGGCGCAAAAAGAACAATCCGGTTCTCATCGGAGAGCCGGGCGTCGGAAAGACCGCCATCGCGGAGGGACTCGCCGCACGGATTGTGGACCGTAAGGTCAGCCGCGTGCTTTACGACAAGCGCATCGTCACGCTCGACCTTGCGTCCCTCGTGGCCGGTACCAAGTACCGTGGCCAGTTCGAGGAGCGGATGAAGGCCGTGATGAAGGAGTTGGAGGACAATGACGACATCATCCTCTTCATCGATGAGATCCACACCATCGTCGGGGCCGGCGGCGCCTCTGGCAGCCTGGACGCGTCGAATATGTTCAAGCCTGCCCTTGCCCGCGGCGACCTTCAGTGCATCGGTGCGACGACGCTTGACGAGTACCGTCAGAACATTGAGGGCGATGGCGCACTCGACCGCCGCTTCCAGAAAATCATTGTCGATCCGTCGACGCCTGAGGAGACGGTCAACATCCTTTCGAACATCAAGTCCTACTACGAGGACCACCACAACGTCCGCTTCTCTGAGGAGGCGATCGACCTGGCGGTGCAGTTGAGCGACCGCTACATCACCGACCGGTTCCTGCCGGACAAGGCGATCGACGTGATGGACGAGGCTGGCGCGCGGGTTCACCTCTCCAATATTGAGGTCCCCCCCCAGATTCTGGAGCTTGAGGAACAGATTGAGGACGTACAGGAGGAGAAGAACCAGGTCGTCAAGAGCCAGCGGTTTGAGGAGGCAGCCCGTCTCCGCGACAAGGAGAAGACCCTCCAGGAGGAACTGGAGGAGGCCAAGCAGCAGTGGCACGAGCAGGCCGAAACCGAAATCCACGATGTCACCTCGGAGGAGATCGCTGAGGTAGTGGCCATGATGACGGGCATTCCGGTCGACAAGATTAGCGAGCCGGAGCAGCAGAAGCTCCTCAAGATGGAGGAGTCCCTCAAGGAGCACGTCGTGGGACAGGACGAGGCCATCGAGAAGCTGTCGAAGGCCATCCGCCGCACCCGTGCTGGCCTGAAGGACCCCGAGAAGCCGATTGGTTCCTTCATCTTCCTAGGCCCCACCGGCGTTGGCAAGACCGAGCTGGCCAAGGTTCTCACCGAATACCTTTTCGACTCCCAGGAGTCGCTTATCCGAATTGACATGAGCGAGTACATGGAGAAGTTCTCCGTGAGCCGACTCGTGGGGGCCCCTCCAGGATACGTGGGCCACGAAGAGGGCGGCCAGCTTACCGAGAAGGTACGCCGGAAGCCGTACTCTGTGGTTCTGCTCGACGAGATTGAGAAGGCCCATCCGGATGTTTCCAACATCCTCCTCCAGGTGCTGGACGACGGCATCCTAACCGACGGCATGGGCCGGGAGGTCGACTTCCGCAATACGATCCTCATCATGACCTCCAACATTGGCACGCAGGACATCAAGTCCTTCGGCCAGGGGATCGGGTTTGACCAAACGGACGGAGAGGACATGGATTACACGTCCATGAAGTCCACCGTCCAGGATGCCCTCAAGAATGTCTTCAACCCGGAGTTCCTGAACCGGCTGGACGACGTGATCGTCTTCAACCCGCTCAACAAGGAGAACATCTTCGACATCATCGACATCATGTCGGAGGATCTCTTCGACCGGGCCGAGGAGCTTGGTCTTGACCTTGAGTTCGACGAGGCCGCCAAGGAATTCCTAACGGACCGCGGGTTCGACCAGAAGTACGGTGCGCGGCCGCTTCGCAGGGCTCTTCAGAAGTACGTGCAGGACCCGATGGCCGAAGACATCCTCCACGACGAGATCACGGAGGGCGACACTGTCCTCATCACGCACGATGGCGATTCGGAAGAGCTCTCCTTCGAGGTCGAGGAGGGCGAGGCCCCGACCGAGGAGACATCGGCAGACGCGGAAGAGGCCAGCGTCTCCACTGAAGAAGTTGCTGAGGGAGCACCCACCGACGAAAATGGATCCGGTGAGGAGTCTGCGACGGATTCCGATGAGGAGTGA